A single region of the Gemmata palustris genome encodes:
- a CDS encoding DUF4139 domain-containing protein → MFRAKWLLWGVPVAGAVGLGVGVDQWLSAAGEAKQDLKPATTLPITRVVLFNSGVGYFSRSGEVEGEARVDLTFPESDVNDLLKSMVLEDFGNGRISAVSYDSREPIARTLSSFAINLNGNPTFAGIISQLRGERIEVAVSATAANQPGKLNGTIVGVEKQKVPAGTQTIDAEVLNMWCAEGMRAIKMADIQSLRFSNPVIESEFRRALEVLALSHDSQKKAVQLHFAGEGKRRVQVGYVIDAPIWKTSYRLLMNEKEKPYLQGWAMVENPTDEDWSTVKMALVSGRPISFKMDLYNPLYVDRPTVEPELFASLRPVTYSGGFNGTKFGNDLRQVEDLARAPMGGAPMAAPAPGGPGFGAPGRGAGGIPGGGGSGGFGGGDGRMKLAEPQDKQREVDRKRYAQDFGRELAGKMNAGTVGNAATAGALGDFFQYTIDHPVTLARQKSALLPIVGKDIEGTRVSIYNASVQGKHPLLGLRLKNTSGAHLNQGPITVFEGSVYAGDTRVLDVQPNEERLLSYAIDLGTEVDPKAGAGKQKITSVKAVKGIVTTVTKITEETTYKAINRSQTDRTLLIEHPNRTTQQFKLVDTDKPAEDTPEVLRFQTQVKAGETKSFTVKEEKDIAQSFSLTNGAENQIRYFISLSEASPGLKEKLHEALKIKGDWDTSLRELRQVQSDLQRLSVDQDRIRKNLRETPKEADVYATYLKKLSTQEKEIDALTAKEKEHTAAEFKARKKYEDYLANIGD, encoded by the coding sequence ATGTTTCGCGCGAAGTGGCTGCTGTGGGGCGTTCCGGTCGCGGGCGCGGTCGGCCTGGGTGTGGGCGTCGATCAATGGCTCAGCGCGGCGGGCGAAGCGAAGCAAGACCTCAAACCCGCGACCACCCTCCCAATCACCCGCGTGGTGCTATTCAACAGCGGGGTCGGGTACTTCTCCCGAAGCGGTGAGGTGGAAGGCGAGGCCCGGGTCGACCTCACGTTCCCCGAATCGGATGTGAACGACCTGCTCAAGAGCATGGTCCTGGAAGACTTCGGCAACGGGCGCATCAGCGCCGTCTCCTACGACTCCCGCGAGCCCATCGCGCGCACCCTTTCGTCGTTCGCGATCAACCTGAACGGGAACCCGACGTTCGCCGGGATCATCAGCCAGTTGCGCGGGGAGCGCATCGAGGTTGCCGTTAGCGCGACCGCGGCCAACCAACCGGGTAAGCTGAATGGCACCATCGTCGGGGTCGAGAAGCAGAAGGTTCCGGCCGGCACCCAGACCATCGACGCCGAAGTGCTGAACATGTGGTGCGCGGAGGGGATGCGCGCCATCAAGATGGCCGATATCCAGTCCCTGCGGTTCAGCAACCCGGTCATCGAGAGCGAGTTCCGGCGCGCCCTGGAGGTGCTGGCACTCTCGCACGACAGCCAGAAGAAGGCCGTGCAACTACACTTCGCGGGCGAGGGCAAGCGCAGGGTCCAGGTCGGCTACGTGATCGACGCTCCCATTTGGAAAACCAGCTACCGACTCCTCATGAACGAGAAGGAGAAGCCGTACCTGCAGGGCTGGGCGATGGTCGAGAACCCCACCGACGAGGACTGGTCCACGGTCAAGATGGCGCTCGTCTCCGGGCGCCCGATCTCGTTCAAGATGGACCTGTACAACCCGCTCTACGTGGATCGACCCACCGTCGAGCCCGAACTTTTCGCCTCGCTCCGCCCCGTCACTTACTCCGGCGGGTTCAACGGTACTAAATTCGGCAACGACCTGCGGCAGGTCGAAGACCTCGCACGCGCGCCGATGGGCGGTGCGCCAATGGCGGCTCCGGCCCCTGGTGGTCCGGGCTTCGGTGCGCCGGGCCGGGGCGCCGGCGGCATCCCCGGAGGGGGCGGTTCCGGTGGGTTCGGTGGCGGCGACGGCAGGATGAAGCTGGCCGAGCCCCAAGACAAGCAGAGGGAAGTCGACCGCAAACGGTACGCGCAAGACTTCGGGCGCGAACTCGCCGGCAAGATGAACGCCGGCACGGTCGGCAACGCGGCGACGGCGGGTGCGCTGGGGGACTTCTTCCAGTACACGATCGACCACCCGGTCACGCTGGCCCGGCAGAAGAGCGCGCTGCTCCCCATCGTCGGGAAGGACATCGAAGGCACGCGGGTTTCGATCTACAACGCGAGCGTGCAAGGGAAGCACCCGCTGTTGGGTCTGCGGCTCAAGAACACGAGCGGCGCGCACTTGAACCAGGGGCCGATCACCGTGTTCGAGGGGAGCGTGTACGCGGGCGACACGCGCGTACTGGACGTTCAGCCCAACGAAGAGCGCTTGCTGAGTTACGCCATCGACCTCGGAACGGAAGTCGATCCCAAGGCCGGCGCGGGCAAGCAGAAGATTACGAGCGTCAAGGCCGTGAAGGGCATCGTCACCACCGTGACCAAAATCACGGAAGAGACGACGTACAAGGCGATCAACCGCTCGCAGACGGACCGCACGCTGTTGATCGAGCACCCGAACCGCACGACCCAGCAGTTCAAGCTCGTGGACACCGATAAGCCGGCCGAGGACACGCCCGAGGTGCTCCGGTTCCAGACCCAGGTGAAGGCCGGCGAGACCAAATCGTTCACGGTCAAGGAAGAGAAGGACATCGCGCAGTCCTTCAGTCTGACCAACGGGGCCGAGAACCAGATCCGCTACTTCATCTCACTCTCCGAAGCGAGCCCGGGGCTCAAGGAGAAGCTCCACGAGGCCCTGAAGATCAAGGGCGACTGGGACACGAGCCTGCGCGAACTGCGCCAGGTGCAGTCCGACCTCCAGCGCCTGAGCGTGGACCAAGACCGCATCCGAAAGAACCTGCGTGAGACCCCGAAGGAAGCGGACGTGTACGCGACCTACCTGAAGAAGCTCTCGACCCAGGAAAAGGAAATCGACGCACTGACGGCCAAGGAGAAGGAACACACCGCGGCCGAGTTCAAGGCGCGTAAGAAGTACGAAGACTACCTCGCCAACATCGGCGACTGA
- a CDS encoding patatin-like phospholipase family protein → MGPLIGLAILVGCHTPRQSERPRTGSHRVLASEDGPPIVPPGVVLMSPADLVDGLRKPQHVLALSSGGLYGAYSAGVLDGWTRAGTRPEFDVVTGTSTGALIAPFAFLGSEYDAQAMKLYTGVRTQDIFRVRAWVTIPFRDALATSLPLQKLIDSQITQELLERIAEEHRKGRRLYVGTTDLRTRRAVIWDMGAIACRPCPEGCMLFRDVLLASSSIPGVLPPVPFRIAIDGHRETEYHVDGGITAPLFMPPGVFESAGAGAGAGADPMLTKANFYAIVSGKLYPDEGIVRRRILPVLSASTGAVLFAHCRAELANTYWQSQLAGMRYHMVALRQDTDIQVNTAVSFDREIMMKLYREGLNDGQSGPNWKYIPPALSPCDGNYARGGLRLRTMPPVPVPVP, encoded by the coding sequence GTGGGGCCGCTGATCGGCCTCGCGATCCTGGTCGGGTGCCACACCCCACGACAGTCGGAGCGCCCGCGAACGGGATCGCACCGGGTGCTCGCGTCGGAAGACGGGCCGCCCATCGTGCCGCCCGGCGTGGTGCTCATGTCCCCGGCGGACCTCGTGGACGGGCTGCGCAAGCCGCAACACGTGCTCGCGCTGTCGAGCGGCGGGTTGTACGGCGCGTACTCGGCCGGCGTGCTCGACGGGTGGACGCGCGCCGGGACGCGCCCCGAGTTCGACGTGGTGACGGGTACCAGCACCGGCGCGCTGATCGCCCCCTTCGCGTTCCTGGGGAGCGAGTACGATGCGCAAGCGATGAAGCTCTACACCGGCGTGCGCACCCAGGACATTTTCCGCGTGCGCGCCTGGGTGACGATCCCGTTCCGCGACGCGCTGGCGACCTCGCTCCCGCTCCAGAAGCTGATCGACTCTCAAATCACCCAGGAGTTGTTGGAGCGGATCGCGGAGGAGCACCGCAAGGGCCGGCGCCTCTACGTCGGCACCACCGATCTGCGCACCCGGCGCGCGGTGATCTGGGACATGGGGGCGATCGCGTGCCGCCCGTGCCCCGAGGGGTGCATGCTGTTCCGCGACGTGCTGCTCGCGTCGTCCTCGATCCCCGGGGTGCTCCCGCCGGTGCCGTTCCGCATCGCGATCGACGGGCACCGCGAAACCGAGTACCACGTCGACGGCGGGATCACCGCGCCGCTGTTCATGCCCCCGGGCGTGTTCGAGAGCGCGGGGGCGGGGGCCGGCGCCGGCGCGGACCCGATGCTCACGAAAGCCAACTTCTACGCGATCGTGTCCGGCAAGCTGTACCCCGACGAAGGGATCGTCCGCCGGCGCATCCTCCCCGTGCTCAGCGCGAGTACGGGCGCGGTGCTGTTCGCGCACTGCCGCGCGGAACTGGCGAACACGTACTGGCAGTCGCAGCTCGCGGGGATGCGGTACCACATGGTCGCGCTCCGCCAGGACACCGACATTCAGGTGAACACGGCCGTGAGCTTCGACCGCGAAATCATGATGAAGCTCTACCGAGAGGGGCTGAACGACGGGCAATCCGGGCCGAACTGGAAGTACATTCCGCCGGCCCTCAGTCCGTGCGACGGCAACTACGCGCGCGGCGGCCTCCGGCTGCGGACCATGCCGCCGGTGCCGGTCCCCGTACCGTGA
- a CDS encoding inositol monophosphatase family protein: MSFDPQLPVRAATLAYFTDRIAQFPGLAPRIEEFFASPTLDTGKRMLRAYFRNHRIGDVTALRTITASFADKRVVRAIVTSILADEGALTAVAARSYPHPIGFDKLVLDDDRATGFKFRLHVYWRGANFAALERLHLHRFEMASAIVTGELTNHTWRVVGFAPANELVRGVDLAPAVAELAHTRRIMPAYAGYMRDANGDLRKAFLGEAVLERGASETFTSGDAYAQILEDAHFVETNAETGFANGDFCSTVYIHGPSLTDKAGRVLPVLFEDKVLADDNQLVATIPAIPVDALRECLHRYRNTLDEILKFYDWLYHPKHGRNLSVGMIAGYLLCEAFKTPHAIDAFERRYDECKDVLERSERAVRDLIDGSASPAHLSDDDRNTRYVRLLLAKANSHSKGPRAWVEDYGSLTKEMWRYFGAIRGEMNPRITVLKPIWDGVVKRKLPGGMHYGHVGAMIEAAFEANGIAMKYFAAHLRGGGLVANHKDEHNIASVVDDEIEARICAVLKGHFPAHRFYGEERGDLNLAPPSAGERRFLVDPLDGTRNFLCRREEFCVALACQEWNGAAWVTTDGVVAHPASGRIFWAERGQGAFVIERTDLEQHAVVYATGIDDANPLKHQLIDYTARGLDQPAQTEVFSELARRGAALRNSGSVALILAHMAGRGGTGAIITAKDHDVEAGRLIAHEAGAWVTQIGFASDGEERTCTIVGVEARIHNALVELVREQIAKHGARLLDEVLTPPRTGT, translated from the coding sequence ATGTCGTTCGACCCGCAACTCCCCGTGCGCGCCGCGACCCTCGCGTACTTCACGGACCGTATCGCGCAATTCCCCGGCCTCGCGCCGCGGATCGAAGAGTTCTTCGCGAGCCCGACGCTCGATACGGGCAAGCGGATGCTCCGCGCGTACTTTCGCAACCACCGGATCGGGGACGTGACCGCCCTGCGCACCATCACGGCGAGCTTCGCGGACAAGCGCGTGGTGCGCGCGATCGTAACTTCGATTCTGGCCGATGAGGGGGCGCTCACGGCCGTCGCCGCGCGGTCGTACCCGCACCCCATCGGGTTCGACAAACTCGTACTCGACGACGACCGCGCGACCGGCTTCAAGTTCCGGCTCCACGTGTACTGGCGCGGGGCGAACTTCGCCGCGCTCGAACGGCTCCACCTGCACCGGTTCGAGATGGCGTCCGCCATCGTCACGGGCGAACTCACGAACCACACCTGGCGCGTGGTCGGGTTCGCGCCGGCGAACGAACTGGTAAGGGGCGTGGACCTCGCCCCCGCGGTCGCAGAACTGGCGCACACCCGGCGCATCATGCCGGCTTACGCTGGCTACATGCGCGACGCGAACGGCGACCTTCGGAAAGCCTTTCTCGGAGAAGCGGTCCTCGAGCGCGGCGCGTCCGAAACGTTCACCTCCGGCGACGCCTACGCCCAGATTCTGGAAGACGCGCACTTCGTGGAAACGAACGCGGAGACCGGCTTCGCCAACGGTGATTTCTGCTCCACGGTGTACATTCACGGTCCGTCGCTGACCGATAAGGCGGGGCGCGTGCTCCCGGTCCTGTTCGAGGACAAGGTGCTCGCGGACGATAACCAACTCGTCGCCACAATCCCCGCGATCCCGGTAGACGCACTCCGCGAGTGCTTGCACCGCTACCGCAACACGCTCGACGAGATCCTGAAGTTCTACGACTGGCTGTACCACCCCAAGCACGGGCGGAACCTTTCGGTCGGGATGATCGCGGGCTACCTGCTGTGCGAGGCGTTCAAGACCCCGCACGCGATCGACGCCTTCGAGCGCCGGTACGACGAGTGTAAGGACGTGCTGGAGCGGTCCGAGCGCGCGGTGCGGGATCTCATCGATGGCAGTGCGAGCCCCGCGCATCTCAGCGACGATGATCGGAACACGCGGTACGTTCGGTTGCTGCTCGCGAAGGCGAACTCGCACTCGAAGGGGCCGCGCGCGTGGGTCGAAGATTACGGCTCGCTCACGAAGGAGATGTGGCGCTACTTCGGGGCCATTCGCGGCGAGATGAACCCGCGCATCACGGTGCTCAAACCCATCTGGGACGGTGTGGTGAAGCGCAAGCTGCCGGGCGGGATGCACTACGGCCACGTCGGGGCGATGATCGAGGCCGCGTTCGAGGCCAACGGCATCGCAATGAAGTACTTCGCCGCGCACCTCCGCGGCGGGGGACTGGTCGCGAACCACAAGGACGAGCACAACATCGCCAGCGTCGTGGACGACGAGATCGAGGCCCGCATTTGTGCGGTGCTGAAGGGGCATTTCCCCGCGCACCGCTTTTACGGCGAAGAGCGCGGCGATCTGAACCTCGCGCCGCCGAGCGCCGGGGAGCGCCGGTTCCTGGTCGATCCGCTCGACGGCACGCGCAACTTTCTGTGCCGGCGGGAAGAGTTCTGCGTCGCGCTCGCGTGCCAGGAGTGGAACGGGGCCGCGTGGGTGACGACGGACGGCGTCGTTGCGCACCCCGCGTCGGGGCGCATCTTCTGGGCGGAACGGGGACAGGGCGCGTTCGTCATCGAGCGCACCGACCTCGAACAGCACGCGGTGGTGTACGCCACCGGCATCGATGATGCGAACCCGCTCAAACACCAGTTGATCGACTACACCGCGCGCGGGCTGGACCAGCCCGCACAAACGGAAGTCTTCTCCGAACTCGCGCGCCGCGGGGCCGCGCTGCGCAACAGCGGGTCCGTCGCGCTAATTCTGGCACACATGGCCGGACGCGGGGGAACCGGCGCGATCATCACGGCCAAGGACCACGACGTGGAAGCCGGTCGGTTGATCGCGCACGAGGCCGGCGCGTGGGTCACGCAAATCGGGTTCGCGTCCGATGGCGAAGAGCGCACCTGTACCATTGTGGGCGTCGAAGCGCGTATCCACAACGCGCTCGTCGAACTCGTGCGCGAGCAGATCGCGAAGCACGGTGCCCGACTCCTGGACGAGGTACTCACGCCCCCGCGAACGGGAACGTAG
- a CDS encoding arginyltransferase, protein MESLFVFTSAPSTCSYLPDQQWALTYEMVARITPTEYQERLKTGWRRFGFSLFKPTCPACTACQPLRVPVASFKPDRSQRRCLAANDGDVKLVIGLPEVTDEKLDLYDRFHSYQHEHIGWSDHGPKNASDYAESFVDNPFVTQEWCYYLGEKLVGVGFVDNFPEGLSAIYFFHDPAERHRSLGTFNVLSIIRTAVQWNLPHVYLGYFVEGCRSLEYKARFRPNEALGAGGEWKAFREG, encoded by the coding sequence ATGGAATCGCTGTTCGTCTTCACATCCGCACCGAGCACCTGCAGCTACTTACCGGACCAGCAGTGGGCGCTCACTTACGAGATGGTGGCGCGGATCACCCCCACCGAATACCAGGAGCGCCTGAAGACGGGCTGGCGCCGGTTCGGGTTCTCGCTCTTCAAGCCGACGTGCCCGGCCTGTACCGCGTGCCAGCCGCTCCGCGTCCCGGTGGCGTCGTTCAAGCCGGACCGGTCCCAGCGCCGGTGCCTAGCCGCGAACGATGGAGACGTGAAGCTGGTGATCGGACTGCCCGAGGTGACGGACGAGAAACTCGATCTCTACGACCGGTTCCACTCGTACCAGCACGAACACATCGGCTGGTCGGATCACGGTCCGAAGAACGCGAGCGACTACGCGGAGTCGTTCGTTGACAACCCGTTCGTGACGCAGGAGTGGTGCTACTACCTGGGCGAAAAATTGGTCGGCGTGGGGTTCGTGGACAACTTCCCGGAGGGGTTATCGGCGATCTACTTCTTCCACGACCCGGCCGAACGGCACCGGTCGCTGGGCACGTTCAACGTGCTCTCGATTATTCGCACCGCAGTGCAGTGGAACCTGCCGCACGTGTACTTGGGCTACTTCGTCGAAGGGTGCCGGTCGCTCGAGTACAAGGCCCGCTTCCGCCCGAATGAAGCGCTCGGGGCGGGCGGAGAGTGGAAGGCGTTTCGGGAAGGGTGA
- a CDS encoding Gfo/Idh/MocA family protein gives MSHKRVNVAIAGLGFGSEFIPIYQSHPDAEMYAICRRNRAELDACGDKFGIPKERRFTDYETMLKDPNIDAVHINSPIPEHGKQTIAALKAGKHVACTVPMATEKEEIKEIIELQRKTGKVYMMMETVVYAREYLFAKDLYDRGVLGRIQFLRGSHQQDMDGWPGYWPGLPPMWYATHCVSPCLAILSDAAKGKIALAESVVCHGSGRIREEFIPIYGSSFAIETATFKIKDSDVCAEVTRSLYDTARQYRESFDVTASNASFEWQQLEGEDPVLHMRGLPEHQIPRRVKVPDFAGRLPDPIRKFTGAIHDATHLSFVQGGGHGGSHPHLVHNFLMAVTGQQPAFPDAPTSANWTLVGICAHESALSGDRVKIPMW, from the coding sequence ATGAGCCACAAGCGCGTGAACGTCGCCATCGCGGGCCTCGGGTTCGGGTCCGAGTTCATCCCCATCTACCAATCGCACCCGGACGCCGAGATGTACGCCATCTGCCGGCGCAACCGGGCGGAACTCGACGCCTGCGGCGACAAGTTCGGCATCCCGAAGGAGCGCCGGTTCACCGATTACGAGACGATGCTCAAAGACCCGAACATCGACGCGGTCCACATCAACAGCCCGATCCCGGAACACGGCAAGCAAACCATCGCGGCGCTCAAGGCCGGCAAGCACGTCGCTTGCACCGTGCCGATGGCGACCGAGAAGGAGGAGATCAAGGAGATCATCGAGCTGCAGCGCAAGACGGGCAAAGTGTACATGATGATGGAAACCGTCGTGTACGCCCGCGAGTACCTGTTCGCCAAAGACCTCTACGACCGCGGCGTGCTCGGGCGCATCCAGTTCCTCCGCGGGAGCCACCAGCAGGACATGGACGGCTGGCCGGGTTACTGGCCGGGTCTCCCGCCGATGTGGTACGCGACCCACTGCGTCAGCCCGTGCCTCGCGATCCTCTCGGACGCGGCGAAGGGCAAAATCGCGCTGGCCGAGAGCGTGGTGTGCCACGGCTCGGGGCGCATCCGCGAGGAATTCATCCCGATCTACGGCTCCTCGTTCGCCATCGAGACCGCGACGTTCAAGATCAAGGACTCGGACGTGTGCGCTGAAGTGACCCGCAGCCTGTACGACACCGCCCGGCAGTACCGCGAGAGCTTCGACGTGACCGCGAGCAACGCCAGCTTCGAGTGGCAACAACTGGAGGGCGAGGACCCGGTGCTGCACATGCGCGGGCTGCCCGAGCACCAGATCCCGCGCCGCGTGAAGGTGCCGGACTTCGCCGGGCGCCTGCCGGACCCGATCCGTAAATTCACCGGTGCGATCCACGACGCGACGCACCTGAGTTTCGTGCAGGGCGGCGGGCACGGGGGCAGCCACCCGCACTTGGTCCACAACTTCCTGATGGCGGTGACCGGCCAGCAACCCGCGTTCCCGGACGCGCCCACGAGCGCGAACTGGACCCTGGTCGGTATCTGTGCCCACGAGAGCGCGCTGAGCGGCGACCGGGTGAAGATCCCGATGTGGTAA
- a CDS encoding DUF1559 family PulG-like putative transporter: protein MPSFKVPCPSCEAPVLIKNPDLVGTKVECPKCKYRFKVEEPPPESSGGAAGGATATATAKDKKTDKADKKDKKAKAATGGKNKKLVPIIVGVVAVLVLGGVGFAVLGGKKPTKSPFDNPKPSVASNNNPDEQNPDEQNPDKKDSPPPKPTIPLSTKVATNLLPSQSVAVYRFNMDPLRGSPVHGALVDQSVAQMFQRTLGVEPDGVQTYIHCFAGDGRDPFGVIKLKLPVKVPDLLVRMPVQAKPKAVKGRDLYSFRSAPFLHAVSNALAMRAIFGDLYATIPMPPSAAHKDKPFGVCVYDTQHVLVGDYALLERFLGELGADGYPPFKSELDTTPPITSDPGAGAPGTPPGAPPAVPPIAPPVPPKRPAPPAAGDKAYTTIDAYRTLDFPLKRALDDLEADPIARPLMVYAEKFDARQYNPKLMKKDYQILSTTLDPIANRTKYLSGNITTFSQRQVVANLRLRFGDANDAREIAKDTLGPGLTTVVDVLKLLLTTTIEFRDYTVPGSVPPNSGFPGSGFPPGSGFPPGMPGLPGGPGFPGSPPGMIPPKVGSGGGPPGLPGGSGSGIKGGQPPRKPGLGIGIGAPEGGPPGPGGPGFPGGPGFPGGPGGPGYPGSPTDPNVPQEPPVSHVDLALVDDQLLIAIDITWTDTVFRTAIAPRMMGVVNQIKGKMAVYSAESGPHVIALAGPKALAANKVFPRGTWNRAKTDPSRLGLEYPPVQRVSLFVDLLPHLGRGGLAASVNKNAAWYDEKNLAAGGAWVPELLVPSYPQSAWRATSPYAPDTVFGATNYVAISGAGLDSARYDPADPAVKTKLGMTGYGWGSKAEEVTDGLANTIYLMQTPPGLQQPWIAGGGATVRGFDETDPMAGFKYTQGGKPGSYALMGDGSVRFIPATIDKKVLLGMATRAGGEALADIDAQAPRVEGPKPTTTDLKSDPVTPVVPTPVAPPKADDKKPADKKPDDKNADDKKPADPAPKTEGTKPEGAPVPGEKK from the coding sequence ATGCCGAGTTTCAAGGTTCCCTGCCCCAGTTGCGAGGCGCCGGTTCTCATCAAGAACCCGGACCTCGTCGGCACCAAGGTGGAATGCCCCAAGTGCAAGTACCGATTCAAGGTCGAAGAGCCGCCCCCGGAATCGTCCGGGGGGGCTGCGGGCGGGGCCACTGCAACGGCGACCGCCAAGGACAAGAAGACCGATAAGGCGGACAAAAAAGACAAGAAGGCCAAGGCCGCGACCGGCGGGAAGAACAAGAAACTCGTGCCCATTATTGTGGGCGTGGTCGCGGTGCTGGTTCTCGGCGGGGTCGGGTTCGCTGTGCTCGGGGGTAAAAAGCCCACCAAGAGCCCGTTCGATAACCCAAAGCCGTCGGTCGCAAGCAACAATAATCCCGACGAACAGAACCCGGACGAACAGAACCCGGACAAGAAGGACAGCCCGCCGCCCAAACCGACGATCCCGCTGAGCACCAAGGTTGCCACCAACCTGCTCCCGAGCCAATCGGTGGCCGTTTATCGCTTCAACATGGATCCGTTGCGCGGGAGTCCCGTTCACGGGGCGCTCGTGGACCAGTCGGTCGCCCAGATGTTCCAGCGGACGCTGGGCGTTGAGCCCGACGGCGTGCAGACCTACATCCACTGCTTCGCGGGCGACGGGCGCGACCCGTTCGGGGTCATCAAGCTCAAACTGCCAGTGAAAGTGCCGGACCTGCTTGTGCGGATGCCGGTTCAGGCCAAGCCCAAAGCGGTCAAGGGGCGCGACCTCTATTCGTTCCGCTCCGCACCGTTCCTGCACGCGGTCTCGAACGCGCTCGCGATGCGGGCCATTTTCGGTGACCTTTACGCCACCATCCCGATGCCCCCCTCCGCGGCGCATAAAGACAAGCCGTTCGGCGTGTGCGTCTACGACACGCAGCACGTGTTGGTTGGGGACTATGCCCTTTTGGAGCGGTTCCTCGGCGAACTCGGGGCCGACGGGTACCCTCCGTTCAAGAGCGAGCTGGACACCACGCCGCCGATCACGTCCGATCCGGGCGCGGGGGCTCCTGGAACTCCTCCCGGGGCGCCGCCCGCAGTACCGCCGATCGCTCCCCCCGTTCCCCCGAAGCGACCCGCGCCGCCCGCGGCCGGTGACAAGGCCTACACGACGATCGACGCGTACCGCACGCTCGATTTCCCACTGAAACGCGCGCTCGACGATTTGGAAGCCGACCCGATAGCGCGCCCGCTCATGGTGTACGCCGAGAAGTTCGACGCGCGGCAATACAATCCCAAGCTGATGAAGAAAGATTACCAGATTCTTTCCACCACGCTCGATCCGATCGCGAACCGCACCAAGTACCTCAGCGGAAACATCACGACCTTCAGCCAGCGCCAGGTGGTCGCGAACCTGCGGCTGCGGTTCGGGGACGCGAACGACGCGCGCGAGATCGCGAAGGATACTCTCGGCCCGGGCCTGACGACCGTTGTGGACGTGCTCAAGCTCCTTCTCACGACGACCATTGAGTTCCGCGATTACACGGTGCCGGGAAGCGTGCCCCCTAATAGCGGGTTCCCGGGCTCGGGGTTCCCGCCCGGTAGTGGGTTCCCGCCGGGGATGCCCGGACTGCCGGGTGGTCCCGGGTTCCCGGGCTCGCCGCCCGGGATGATTCCTCCGAAGGTCGGTTCGGGTGGCGGGCCGCCCGGACTGCCGGGGGGTAGTGGCAGTGGTATCAAGGGCGGGCAACCGCCGCGCAAGCCGGGATTGGGGATCGGGATCGGGGCGCCCGAAGGCGGTCCCCCCGGTCCGGGGGGACCGGGTTTCCCAGGCGGTCCGGGTTTTCCAGGCGGTCCGGGTGGTCCGGGTTACCCGGGCAGCCCGACCGACCCGAACGTACCGCAAGAGCCCCCCGTGTCACACGTTGATCTCGCGCTGGTCGATGACCAGTTGCTCATTGCCATCGACATCACCTGGACGGACACCGTGTTCCGCACGGCGATCGCCCCGCGCATGATGGGTGTGGTGAACCAGATCAAGGGGAAAATGGCCGTGTACTCGGCCGAGTCCGGCCCCCACGTGATCGCGCTGGCCGGGCCGAAGGCGCTGGCCGCGAACAAAGTGTTCCCGCGCGGGACGTGGAACCGGGCCAAGACCGATCCCAGTCGGTTGGGGCTCGAGTACCCGCCGGTGCAGCGGGTCAGTCTGTTCGTCGACCTGCTCCCGCACCTCGGGCGCGGGGGACTGGCCGCGTCGGTCAACAAGAACGCCGCGTGGTACGATGAGAAGAACTTGGCTGCGGGCGGCGCGTGGGTGCCGGAACTGCTCGTGCCGAGTTACCCGCAGTCCGCGTGGCGGGCGACCTCGCCTTACGCCCCCGATACCGTGTTCGGCGCGACCAACTACGTCGCCATCTCCGGCGCGGGGCTCGATTCCGCCCGGTACGACCCGGCGGACCCGGCGGTGAAAACCAAACTGGGGATGACCGGGTACGGGTGGGGGTCGAAGGCCGAGGAGGTGACCGACGGCCTGGCGAACACGATCTACCTGATGCAGACCCCGCCGGGCTTGCAGCAGCCCTGGATCGCGGGCGGCGGTGCGACGGTGCGCGGGTTCGACGAGACCGACCCGATGGCGGGGTTCAAGTACACCCAGGGCGGCAAGCCGGGCAGCTATGCCCTGATGGGCGACGGGTCGGTGCGCTTCATCCCTGCGACCATCGACAAGAAGGTTCTGCTCGGGATGGCCACGCGCGCCGGGGGGGAAGCGCTCGCCGATATTGATGCGCAAGCCCCGCGCGTCGAAGGCCCGAAGCCCACAACGACGGATCTGAAGAGCGATCCCGTTACACCGGTCGTTCCCACGCCCGTCGCCCCGCCGAAGGCGGACGACAAGAAGCCGGCCGATAAGAAACCCGATGACAAGAACGCGGACGACAAGAAGCCTGCGGACCCGGCGCCCAAGACCGAGGGTACGAAGCCCGAAGGGGCACCGGTACCGGGCGAGAAGAAGTAG